A DNA window from Gemella massiliensis contains the following coding sequences:
- a CDS encoding FtsX-like permease family protein: MKAINKDIFREILKTKAKFISIMIIMFLGVFIFVGLKETSPTMENTYNKHLEKYNFYDLRITHNFGISDDDLNVIKKLDNISELEKYYIKKLQINNNGDYLNVESLPEKLATPKITSGQLPKNNKEIALVESLQNKYKIGDTITFNQNDSDENKLKETSYKLVGFVQGADHIEVSNHNLANKDYFGYVIKENFSFKNATGVNIKLTNIKYKYSDKNYTKEVNKSRDNLIEQLQVQQRIDEKNYLEVNKKKLQENEQKIIEAEKTLKDTKNQVEALKNIDINQYNQQVKKITESELKIKENKKQLNVAKRSLENETYPRFNVENIRGLKNYAQFIDSAASLTFVANVFSIFLFVVSILVSLTTLTRMIDENRINIGTLKSLGYSNWQISKKYYIYGVLSTLIGTILGIIGAYLVIVPVVYNSYARFFTLNKPVSVYSPLILISAFGIAVGCIILSIFIPLRKNLKEKSAYLLRPKAPSGGSRIFLEKISFIWRRLTFLRKVTFRNIFRYKIRMLMTIFGVTGCLALMFIGFGIRYGVIDISNEQFKVINRVDIAATYNPYIDEKDVDNIQNEINNNNNVIRSAKVNMQLATIEKNHEILDSIQLLTLDESNYKDYISLKDNSKELDLPQDSAVINEKLAYLHKLNIGDNFSVIVNDKEYSLKVGAINKNYFGHTIYINKNYYETVFGKKYQDNTFLIKTNENSGVVEELTNTLKNNKDIVGVSDNSKIQETLDNFIKGIDIIVAVMVLCSVTLALVVLYNLINVNVSERIRELSTIKVLGFYPKEVTIYVFREIFYLSGVGIILGNYLGYRLYLRIILELAGRNMMFSSRVPVIVYALATGVTILITIVVTLIMHRKLKKVNMVEALKAIE; encoded by the coding sequence ATGAAAGCAATAAATAAAGACATTTTTAGAGAAATATTAAAAACAAAAGCAAAATTTATTTCTATAATGATAATAATGTTTTTAGGTGTTTTTATATTCGTCGGTTTAAAAGAAACATCTCCAACTATGGAAAATACCTACAATAAACACCTTGAAAAATACAATTTTTATGATTTAAGAATTACACATAATTTTGGAATTAGTGATGATGACCTGAATGTTATAAAAAAATTAGATAACATTTCAGAATTAGAAAAGTATTATATAAAAAAATTGCAGATAAATAATAATGGTGATTATTTAAACGTAGAATCGCTACCTGAAAAATTAGCAACACCAAAAATAACTTCCGGACAACTCCCTAAAAATAATAAGGAAATAGCATTGGTGGAATCATTGCAAAATAAATATAAAATCGGTGATACCATCACATTCAATCAAAATGATAGCGACGAAAATAAGTTAAAAGAAACAAGTTATAAACTGGTAGGTTTTGTTCAAGGGGCAGATCATATTGAAGTTTCAAATCATAACTTAGCGAATAAAGATTACTTCGGTTATGTAATTAAAGAAAATTTTTCTTTTAAAAATGCAACCGGAGTAAACATAAAACTAACAAATATTAAATATAAGTATAGTGATAAAAATTACACAAAAGAAGTAAATAAAAGTAGAGATAATTTAATAGAGCAACTTCAAGTACAGCAGAGAATAGATGAAAAAAATTATTTAGAAGTTAATAAGAAAAAATTGCAGGAAAATGAGCAAAAGATAATTGAAGCGGAAAAAACTCTAAAAGATACAAAAAATCAGGTGGAAGCACTAAAAAATATTGATATTAATCAGTATAATCAACAAGTAAAAAAAATAACTGAATCGGAATTGAAAATTAAAGAGAATAAAAAACAGCTTAATGTAGCAAAACGAAGTTTAGAAAATGAAACTTATCCAAGATTTAATGTTGAAAATATTAGAGGATTGAAAAATTATGCTCAATTTATTGATTCAGCTGCCAGTTTAACTTTTGTAGCTAATGTATTTTCTATATTTTTATTTGTAGTATCTATCTTGGTTTCATTGACGACTTTAACCAGAATGATAGATGAAAATAGGATAAATATAGGAACATTAAAATCTTTAGGATACAGCAACTGGCAAATTTCTAAAAAATATTATATTTATGGGGTGTTATCAACTTTAATTGGAACAATATTAGGTATAATAGGAGCTTATTTAGTTATTGTACCGGTGGTTTATAATTCATATGCCAGATTTTTCACGCTGAATAAACCGGTATCAGTCTACAGCCCGTTAATTTTAATATCAGCATTTGGTATAGCTGTAGGTTGTATAATTTTATCAATTTTTATACCACTTAGAAAAAACCTTAAAGAAAAAAGTGCTTATTTGTTAAGACCTAAAGCACCTAGTGGAGGTAGTAGAATATTTTTAGAAAAAATTTCTTTCATTTGGAGAAGATTAACCTTTTTAAGAAAGGTAACATTTAGAAATATTTTTCGTTATAAAATAAGAATGCTTATGACTATTTTTGGCGTTACGGGATGCTTAGCGCTAATGTTTATAGGTTTTGGAATACGCTATGGCGTCATAGACATATCTAACGAACAATTCAAAGTTATAAATAGAGTTGATATAGCAGCTACTTATAATCCATATATTGATGAAAAAGATGTCGATAATATTCAAAATGAAATTAATAATAATAACAATGTAATTAGAAGTGCAAAAGTGAATATGCAGTTAGCCACTATTGAAAAAAATCATGAGATATTGGACAGTATTCAGTTGCTAACCTTAGACGAAAGTAACTACAAAGATTATATATCATTAAAAGATAATTCAAAGGAATTGGATTTACCTCAAGATAGTGCGGTGATTAATGAAAAGCTGGCATATTTGCATAAACTGAATATAGGTGATAATTTTTCGGTAATCGTTAATGATAAGGAATATAGTTTAAAAGTAGGAGCGATTAATAAAAATTATTTCGGTCATACTATATATATAAATAAAAATTATTATGAAACTGTGTTCGGTAAAAAATATCAGGACAATACATTTTTAATAAAAACAAATGAAAACAGTGGTGTAGTAGAAGAGTTAACAAACACATTAAAAAATAATAAAGATATTGTTGGCGTAAGTGATAATTCAAAAATTCAGGAAACATTGGATAATTTTATAAAAGGTATAGATATTATTGTGGCAGTAATGGTACTTTGTTCAGTAACATTGGCATTAGTAGTGCTGTATAACTTAATTAATGTTAACGTTTCAGAACGTATTAGAGAACTCTCAACGATAAAAGTGCTTGGTTTTTATCCAAAGGAAGTGACGATATATGTTTTTAGAGAAATATTCTATTTGAGCGGTGTTGGAATAATATTGGGGAATTATCTCGGCTATAGATTATATTTAAGAATAATCTTGGAACTGGCAGGAAGGAATATGATGTTTAGTAGTAGAGTACCTGTTATTGTCTATGCCTTGGCAACAGGAGTTACTATATTAATAACTATAGTTGTAACGTTAATCATGCACAGAAAACTGAAAAAAGTAAATATGGTAGAAGCACTTAAAGCTATAGAGTAG
- a CDS encoding TVP38/TMEM64 family protein codes for MKRLRLLFYFTTIGIALGYFFAVLLSFFVQYAMLADESLIMYVWTLYGIMTGFVFKKIGNKYGFFIIEGLVLIMMLIAGRMNILFYITKEALGLTSVKQIHTPLLVIIVLVNIINFYIVYTRSKYQKVYSREELKKIKEEEVKLSDLREVNPEEEAKRKKQRRNARIITIVAFALFFAIYFTVPSFKSGINTAFATLSQFDTNAVIEYLRSWGAWAAVVSFILMILQSIAAPIPAFLITLSNAAIFGWVIGAVLSWSSAMAGAAVCFYIARGLGRDVVEKLTSKGAMASIDVFFERYGDRAILICRLLPFVSFDFVSYAAGLTNMGFWKFFIATGIGQLPATIIYSYVGGTLSGGARNLFIGLMCLFALSIVIGIMKKIYNDKHKKEEEKQKTGEMVK; via the coding sequence ATGAAACGTTTAAGATTACTATTTTACTTCACTACTATTGGAATAGCCTTAGGTTATTTTTTTGCAGTGTTGCTGTCATTTTTCGTTCAATATGCAATGTTAGCTGATGAAAGTCTTATAATGTATGTTTGGACGCTATATGGTATTATGACAGGTTTTGTCTTTAAAAAAATCGGCAACAAATATGGATTCTTCATTATTGAAGGACTTGTTTTAATAATGATGCTTATTGCCGGTAGAATGAATATTCTATTTTATATTACTAAAGAAGCACTTGGATTAACGTCAGTTAAACAGATTCATACACCGCTTCTTGTTATCATTGTACTGGTAAATATTATTAACTTCTATATAGTCTACACTCGTTCTAAATATCAAAAAGTTTATAGTCGTGAAGAGCTTAAAAAAATTAAGGAAGAAGAGGTTAAACTTAGTGACTTACGTGAAGTAAATCCGGAAGAAGAAGCTAAACGTAAAAAACAACGTAGAAATGCACGTATTATTACTATTGTTGCCTTCGCACTGTTCTTTGCAATTTATTTTACTGTCCCTAGTTTTAAATCAGGAATTAACACGGCATTTGCAACGCTATCACAGTTTGATACTAATGCTGTTATTGAGTATCTTCGTAGTTGGGGAGCGTGGGCAGCCGTAGTATCATTTATTTTAATGATTTTACAATCAATCGCCGCTCCTATACCGGCATTCTTAATTACATTATCTAATGCTGCTATTTTCGGTTGGGTAATCGGTGCTGTCCTTTCTTGGTCATCTGCCATGGCAGGTGCTGCTGTGTGTTTCTATATAGCACGTGGTTTAGGTCGTGATGTTGTTGAAAAATTAACAAGTAAAGGTGCTATGGCCAGTATTGATGTTTTCTTCGAACGTTATGGAGATCGTGCTATTTTAATCTGTCGTTTATTACCGTTTGTATCATTCGACTTTGTCAGTTATGCTGCCGGTTTAACCAATATGGGATTCTGGAAATTCTTTATTGCGACAGGTATCGGACAACTTCCGGCAACTATCATTTATTCTTATGTTGGAGGTACACTTTCAGGCGGAGCAAGAAATCTGTTTATAGGTTTAATGTGTCTATTCGCCCTATCTATCGTAATCGGTATTATGAAAAAAATATACAATGATAAGCACAAAAAAGAAGAAGAAAAACAAAAAACCGGTGAAATGGTAAAATAA
- a CDS encoding YdjY domain-containing protein, which produces MKSKKILSVLMSAGLLVTLAGCSNSNNNNSSTQNSNQPADYVKGVSLDKPLKVDKEAGTVTVLTKVNGKYFEQSTRHNSVEQSGTNGAKSIFTAFAKPEDFYNALIEIGAKPGENMNANNAETTHVEGDIIDTKVTWNGANKDYDINEVVKDSNGKKIEFHFGGNLKNAKEKNTGCLSCLDSCPVGIISNSTYTYGAVEKRKEVKFTGNQDVLPEDGTYVAVIYSVKK; this is translated from the coding sequence ATGAAATCGAAAAAAATATTATCTGTCTTAATGTCTGCAGGATTATTAGTTACGCTTGCCGGTTGTAGCAATAGCAACAACAATAATTCATCTACACAAAATTCTAATCAGCCTGCTGACTATGTAAAAGGAGTTTCTTTAGATAAACCGCTAAAAGTGGACAAAGAGGCAGGTACTGTCACAGTACTAACTAAAGTTAACGGTAAATATTTCGAGCAATCTACTCGTCATAATTCTGTTGAACAAAGCGGAACTAATGGTGCTAAATCTATCTTTACAGCATTTGCTAAACCGGAAGATTTTTACAACGCACTTATCGAAATCGGTGCTAAACCCGGTGAAAATATGAATGCTAACAATGCGGAAACTACTCATGTTGAAGGTGATATAATCGATACAAAAGTAACTTGGAACGGTGCTAACAAAGATTATGATATTAACGAAGTAGTAAAAGATAGCAACGGTAAAAAAATTGAATTCCATTTTGGCGGAAACTTAAAAAATGCTAAAGAAAAAAATACCGGTTGTCTTTCTTGCCTAGATAGTTGTCCGGTGGGTATCATTTCAAATTCTACTTACACTTATGGAGCTGTTGAAAAACGTAAAGAGGTTAAATTCACCGGTAACCAAGATGTTTTACCGGAAGACGGAACATACGTTGCTGTTATTTACAGTGTAAAAAAATAA
- a CDS encoding ABC-F family ATP-binding cassette domain-containing protein, with amino-acid sequence MLIQLNNITKNFVVNKIFSNVKMEINNKDRIAIVGRNGAGKSTLLKIIAGTLSFDTGERAVSKGTSIGYLSQEFIVREDLSIYEEMITCFSEIIVLEKELEKLSSELTPENLEKDSKLLNRYDRLQNEVLTHKDYHYKSKIESVLFGLDFKKEVFDKKISTFSGGEKTRLSMAKLLLSEPDVLILDEPTNHLDMENVAWLENYLGSYDGAIVIVSHDRYFLDKVVNVVYNLEFGKLKKYVGNYTKFIVQYEDDYSKQLKEYNSQQKDIKRLEDFVQKNIARASTSKMAKSRQKVLEKMELIDNPKKDNRAANIEFRIKEQSGRDVLMINNLTVGYDSQIGEKYNFSIYKGDRIAVVGKNGIGKSTLIKTIAKRQNPLGGAVSYGSKVSLGYYDQKQAEFESSKTILNELWDEYPLMKEAEIRNVLGRFLFRGDDVLKIVKDLSGGEKARLQLAKLMLEKNNLLILDEPTNHLDITSKQVLEEALENYEGTILFVSHDRYFINKIANKVLDITDKGYSIYLGNYDYYLEKLAQEKLLASLEEKEVEIEKKQVNSYILGKEEKKYLRKLERTRDEIVEKIEELENHISEINSELIKEEIYTNAIKTQEFNEQLKVINDRLDTLNEEWLMVEEELESLRD; translated from the coding sequence GTGTTAATTCAACTTAATAATATAACAAAAAATTTTGTTGTTAATAAAATTTTTTCGAATGTAAAAATGGAGATAAATAATAAAGATAGAATAGCTATAGTCGGAAGAAATGGAGCGGGGAAAAGTACATTACTTAAAATTATAGCGGGTACTCTTAGCTTTGATACCGGAGAAAGAGCGGTATCTAAAGGAACCAGCATAGGTTATCTTTCACAAGAGTTTATTGTTAGAGAGGATTTATCGATATATGAAGAAATGATTACCTGTTTTTCTGAAATAATAGTCTTGGAAAAAGAATTAGAAAAACTTTCTTCTGAATTAACACCGGAAAATTTAGAAAAAGACTCTAAACTTCTTAATCGTTATGACAGGTTGCAAAATGAAGTTTTAACCCATAAGGATTATCATTATAAAAGTAAAATAGAGAGTGTTTTATTCGGTTTAGATTTTAAAAAAGAAGTATTTGATAAAAAAATAAGTACATTCTCCGGTGGTGAGAAAACTAGATTATCTATGGCAAAACTGCTTCTTAGTGAACCTGATGTTCTAATTCTTGATGAACCGACTAACCATCTTGATATGGAGAATGTAGCTTGGTTAGAAAATTATCTAGGTTCTTATGACGGTGCAATTGTTATAGTCAGCCACGATAGATATTTTTTAGATAAAGTAGTGAATGTAGTTTATAATCTTGAATTTGGGAAATTAAAAAAATATGTAGGGAACTATACCAAGTTTATAGTTCAATACGAAGATGATTATAGTAAACAATTAAAAGAATATAATAGTCAACAAAAAGATATAAAAAGACTGGAAGACTTTGTCCAAAAAAATATAGCTCGTGCTTCTACCAGTAAAATGGCAAAAAGCCGTCAAAAAGTGTTAGAAAAAATGGAGCTTATAGATAATCCTAAAAAAGATAACAGAGCAGCAAATATAGAGTTTAGAATAAAAGAACAAAGCGGACGAGATGTTCTAATGATAAACAACTTGACTGTGGGTTATGACAGTCAGATTGGAGAAAAATATAATTTTTCTATTTATAAAGGAGATAGAATAGCGGTAGTCGGAAAAAATGGTATTGGTAAATCTACTTTGATTAAAACAATAGCTAAAAGGCAAAATCCTCTTGGTGGGGCAGTTAGTTATGGCAGTAAAGTATCATTAGGCTACTATGATCAAAAACAAGCTGAATTTGAATCATCAAAAACCATTTTAAATGAGCTTTGGGACGAATACCCGTTAATGAAAGAAGCGGAAATAAGAAATGTTTTGGGAAGATTTCTTTTTAGAGGTGATGATGTTTTAAAAATTGTCAAAGATTTATCCGGCGGAGAAAAAGCAAGATTACAACTAGCTAAACTTATGCTAGAAAAGAATAATCTTTTAATATTGGACGAACCTACCAACCATTTAGATATAACCAGTAAACAAGTTTTAGAAGAAGCGTTGGAAAATTACGAAGGAACTATTTTGTTTGTCAGTCACGATAGATACTTTATTAATAAAATTGCCAATAAAGTCCTTGATATTACAGATAAGGGTTACAGTATTTATTTAGGAAATTATGATTATTATTTGGAAAAATTGGCACAAGAAAAGCTACTGGCGAGCTTAGAAGAAAAAGAAGTAGAAATAGAAAAAAAACAAGTAAATAGTTATATATTGGGTAAAGAAGAAAAAAAATATCTTCGAAAGCTGGAGAGAACTCGAGATGAAATAGTTGAAAAAATCGAAGAGTTGGAAAACCATATTTCTGAAATTAATTCAGAATTAATAAAAGAAGAAATTTACACAAATGCCATAAAAACTCAAGAATTTAATGAACAATTAAAAGTTATTAACGACCGACTGGATACTTTAAATGAAGAGTGGCTGATGGTAGAAGAAGAATTAGAAAGTTTGCGGGATTGA
- the argS gene encoding arginine--tRNA ligase, whose protein sequence is MKTKIVELLQNSLKKLNINDIEVYVETPKNTNNGDFSSNVAMQLTRVLRKNPRIIAEEIISNIEDDESVEKIEIAGPGFINFYVKKSSLGGIIDKILKERDDYGKTDVGNGKKVLLEYVSANPTGTLHVGHARNAAYSDSLARIMKKAGYNISREYYINDAGNQINNLVSSAIVRYKQALGLDAKMPEDAYHGEDIKTLGKELKEKFGDSLLLRTDLEEFIRNYAIEYELNNIKKDLGDFGLEYDVYFSEKSLYQEGAIDKALASLKEQGFVYEKDGALWLETTALGTGDDKDRVLIKADGALTYLTSDIAYHKNKLDRGFDLLIDVLGADHHGYIGRLKASIVAMGYKAEQLEVLIMQMVQLLNNGEVVKMSKRTGKSITLRDLIDEVGKDAARYFLVMRSADSHLDFDFAVAKEQSNDNPLYYVQYAHARICSILRQAEEQGFINVTDCDYELLTDDYSVDLLKNLAYFPEIVSQAAINYEPHRICNYLQTLASSFHKFYNNNKVITEDKEQSQSYLALITAVKTTIKNALELIGVSAPEKM, encoded by the coding sequence TTGAAAACTAAAATAGTAGAATTGTTGCAAAATTCTTTGAAAAAGTTAAATATAAACGATATAGAAGTTTATGTAGAAACACCGAAAAACACAAATAACGGAGATTTTTCTTCTAATGTTGCTATGCAGTTAACAAGAGTATTAAGAAAAAATCCGCGTATAATAGCCGAAGAGATAATTTCTAATATAGAAGATGATGAATCTGTTGAAAAAATTGAAATAGCAGGTCCCGGATTTATTAATTTTTATGTTAAAAAATCGAGCCTTGGCGGTATAATAGATAAAATTTTAAAAGAACGTGACGATTACGGGAAAACTGATGTAGGGAACGGCAAGAAAGTATTGTTAGAATATGTATCTGCTAACCCTACCGGAACACTTCATGTAGGTCACGCCAGAAATGCTGCCTATTCAGATTCTTTAGCCAGAATTATGAAAAAGGCGGGTTATAATATTTCACGTGAATATTATATTAACGATGCAGGCAATCAAATTAATAACCTTGTTAGTTCCGCTATAGTTCGTTATAAACAAGCATTAGGTCTGGATGCAAAAATGCCAGAGGATGCTTACCATGGTGAAGATATTAAAACTCTCGGAAAAGAGTTAAAAGAAAAATTCGGCGACAGTCTATTATTACGTACCGATTTAGAAGAATTTATTCGTAATTATGCAATAGAATATGAACTGAATAATATAAAAAAAGATCTTGGTGATTTTGGTTTAGAGTACGATGTATATTTTAGCGAAAAATCATTATATCAAGAAGGTGCTATAGACAAAGCATTAGCTTCTTTGAAAGAACAAGGTTTTGTTTATGAAAAAGATGGAGCGTTATGGTTGGAAACCACAGCACTTGGAACCGGTGATGATAAAGACAGGGTATTGATTAAAGCGGACGGTGCATTGACGTATTTAACCAGCGATATAGCTTATCATAAAAATAAATTAGATCGCGGTTTTGATTTATTAATTGATGTTCTCGGAGCTGACCACCACGGATATATCGGTCGCTTAAAAGCCAGTATTGTGGCGATGGGGTATAAAGCAGAACAATTAGAGGTTCTAATTATGCAAATGGTTCAGTTATTAAATAACGGCGAAGTTGTAAAAATGAGTAAAAGAACAGGAAAATCTATTACGCTTCGTGATTTAATTGATGAGGTAGGAAAGGATGCTGCACGTTATTTTCTAGTAATGAGAAGTGCGGACAGTCATTTGGATTTCGATTTCGCAGTAGCTAAAGAACAATCCAATGATAATCCATTATATTATGTTCAATATGCACATGCACGTATTTGTTCAATATTACGTCAGGCTGAAGAACAAGGTTTTATTAATGTGACCGATTGTGATTATGAGTTATTAACAGATGATTATTCTGTAGATTTACTTAAAAATTTAGCATACTTCCCGGAGATTGTATCCCAAGCAGCTATAAATTATGAACCTCATAGAATTTGTAATTATTTACAAACTTTAGCAAGTTCATTCCATAAATTCTACAACAATAATAAAGTAATAACAGAGGATAAAGAACAGTCACAGAGTTATTTAGCATTAATAACTGCTGTTAAAACAACGATAAAAAATGCACTGGAACTAATCGGAGTATCAGCTCCGGAAAAAATGTAA
- the rpoE gene encoding DNA-directed RNA polymerase subunit delta, protein MTKLKELSGEKIKEMSLIDLCYAYMIDEKIEKLNIYDFLDYIKPLREVDEEEFSAQAAYFYTDLNLDGRFICVEDGSWKLRDTLLVEDIKSFVEPSVQKFEIEDEELDEMVDEDEEDVHDEVDELIEEEDIEENDEVYDFDNGGIVSKFNINEEEDEF, encoded by the coding sequence ATGACGAAATTAAAAGAATTAAGCGGTGAAAAAATAAAAGAAATGTCGTTAATAGACTTATGTTACGCATATATGATAGATGAAAAAATTGAGAAATTAAATATTTATGATTTTCTTGATTATATAAAACCGTTAAGAGAAGTAGATGAAGAAGAGTTTTCAGCTCAAGCAGCATATTTTTATACTGACTTAAATTTAGATGGAAGATTTATCTGTGTAGAAGATGGAAGTTGGAAATTAAGAGATACGCTGTTAGTTGAGGATATTAAGAGTTTTGTTGAACCAAGTGTTCAAAAATTTGAAATCGAAGATGAAGAACTTGATGAAATGGTTGATGAAGATGAAGAAGATGTTCATGACGAAGTTGACGAATTAATCGAAGAAGAAGACATAGAAGAAAATGATGAAGTCTATGACTTTGATAATGGCGGAATAGTATCTAAGTTTAATATAAACGAAGAAGAAGACGAATTTTAA
- a CDS encoding cold-shock protein, which yields MKQGTVKWFNEEKGFGFISVEGEKDVFVHFSSIQKEGFKTLKEGEKVEFEVEEGNRGPQAANVVAL from the coding sequence ATGAAACAAGGTACAGTAAAATGGTTCAACGAGGAAAAAGGATTCGGATTTATTTCTGTAGAGGGTGAAAAAGATGTATTCGTACACTTCTCTAGTATCCAAAAAGAAGGATTTAAAACTTTAAAAGAAGGCGAAAAAGTAGAATTCGAAGTAGAAGAAGGAAATCGCGGACCGCAAGCAGCTAACGTAGTTGCTCTATAA
- a CDS encoding peptide MFS transporter, which yields MENVEKMKHPKGLHLVNVVTVLQNLYAYGIIGFLILFFTASTAENGLGLDRGFASELYGYYGALGYMMALVGGWLADKYLGIQKSIILGTLFSCFGYVALYFSTSELWTVIASLLLLLIAAGIGKGNISALVGALYERDQVTMKDAAYSIYYMAINIGSLFGPIIFGLMTDSWFAKVGSDGKVISYGYRYGFLVAAALAFVQFLVFALFAPSWLKEKGKYPVASKKAKKSVNHPLTKIDIDRMKAMAILFVFSTLFWSAWYQTQTSFAILTQKAVDRTIFGWTVPTPWLISFNGLLCAALAPAFGALWVKLSKTKHGDLDTGTKMGLGMILSGIAFGVMILGVNTIGGNIESGAKMNISYILITYVLLTIGELLLSPIGMSLFNKLSPAKYASLSMGIWYMTFSLSNIISGYLAKLTVKLSFTQVFTYIGAIVLIFGIVLLLIKGRLNDMMHIDKLEEEAKAIAQEEN from the coding sequence ATGGAGAATGTTGAAAAAATGAAGCACCCCAAAGGGCTACATCTGGTTAACGTTGTAACCGTGTTACAAAACTTATATGCTTACGGTATTATAGGATTTTTAATTCTATTCTTTACTGCCAGTACAGCAGAAAACGGATTAGGATTGGATAGAGGTTTTGCTTCAGAATTATACGGTTATTATGGTGCTTTAGGTTATATGATGGCACTTGTAGGTGGTTGGTTAGCGGATAAATATTTAGGTATCCAAAAATCGATTATTTTAGGAACATTGTTCAGCTGTTTTGGATATGTAGCACTATATTTTTCCACCAGTGAACTGTGGACAGTAATAGCCAGCTTATTATTACTTTTAATAGCAGCCGGTATAGGTAAGGGTAACATTAGTGCGTTGGTAGGTGCGTTATATGAACGTGACCAAGTAACTATGAAAGACGCCGCATACAGTATTTATTATATGGCTATTAATATAGGAAGCCTATTCGGACCGATTATCTTCGGTTTAATGACAGACAGTTGGTTTGCTAAAGTCGGAAGTGACGGCAAAGTAATCTCTTATGGTTATCGTTATGGTTTCTTAGTGGCGGCAGCATTGGCATTTGTTCAATTTTTAGTTTTTGCTTTATTTGCACCTTCTTGGTTAAAAGAAAAAGGTAAATATCCTGTAGCAAGTAAAAAAGCTAAAAAATCAGTAAATCATCCATTAACTAAAATTGATATCGATAGAATGAAAGCTATGGCTATACTATTTGTATTCTCAACATTGTTCTGGTCTGCATGGTATCAAACACAAACATCATTTGCAATTCTTACACAAAAAGCAGTAGATAGAACAATATTCGGTTGGACAGTTCCTACACCGTGGTTAATTTCATTTAACGGATTATTATGTGCAGCATTAGCGCCTGCATTCGGTGCATTGTGGGTTAAACTAAGTAAAACTAAACACGGGGATTTGGATACCGGAACTAAAATGGGTCTAGGCATGATACTTTCAGGTATAGCATTTGGAGTTATGATTTTAGGTGTTAACACTATTGGTGGAAATATAGAATCAGGTGCTAAAATGAATATATCATATATTTTAATAACTTATGTGTTGTTAACTATAGGAGAATTACTACTTTCTCCAATTGGAATGTCATTGTTTAACAAATTATCACCGGCTAAATACGCATCATTATCAATGGGTATCTGGTATATGACATTCTCATTATCAAATATTATTTCAGGATATTTAGCAAAACTAACAGTAAAATTAAGCTTTACTCAAGTATTTACTTACATTGGTGCGATAGTATTAATATTCGGTATAGTGTTGCTTCTAATTAAAGGTCGCTTAAATGATATGATGCACATAGATAAACTTGAAGAAGAAGCAAAAGCGATAGCTCAAGAAGAAAATTAA